In the Flagellimonas sp. HMM57 genome, one interval contains:
- a CDS encoding GlxA family transcriptional regulator, whose protein sequence is MKHVSILVPKGDAILSSIVGPLKVLMAANSHLKQTSVANEDFFKVHLVGLEKDYSLYNGLFSVHCSDTIHDIEKTDLILIPALRPDKLLEDLRQNKGFIPWILRQRNQYGAEVGSMCIGAFVLAQTGLVDGKQCATHWAAMDMFRKMFPKVNLVSNRIVTDQDGVYSSGGAYSFLNLMLHLVEKYCGRAVAVYISKFLEIDIDRENQNQFAIFQGQKDHDDITIKEVQKYIEHNVNERISVEKLAKKYAISSRNFVRRFKKATQNTPSEYIQRVKIEAAKRSLESTEHNVNEVMYQVGYMDQKAFRKVFKKYAGISPVAYKSKYNRSRLSYEYPTAW, encoded by the coding sequence ATGAAACATGTAAGTATTCTGGTTCCCAAAGGGGATGCAATTTTGAGCAGCATAGTAGGCCCCCTTAAAGTCTTAATGGCAGCAAATAGCCATTTAAAGCAGACTAGCGTAGCAAACGAGGATTTTTTCAAGGTCCATTTAGTGGGTTTGGAAAAGGACTACTCGTTATACAATGGTTTGTTCAGTGTTCACTGTAGCGACACCATCCATGATATTGAAAAAACCGATTTGATATTGATACCGGCGCTTAGACCGGACAAGTTATTGGAAGATTTGAGACAAAATAAGGGTTTTATACCTTGGATACTTCGACAAAGAAACCAATATGGAGCGGAAGTGGGTAGCATGTGCATTGGTGCGTTTGTATTGGCACAAACAGGCTTAGTGGACGGCAAGCAGTGTGCCACCCACTGGGCAGCAATGGATATGTTCAGGAAAATGTTTCCCAAGGTCAATTTAGTTTCCAATAGAATAGTTACCGATCAGGATGGAGTTTATTCAAGTGGTGGAGCGTACTCTTTCTTAAATTTAATGCTTCACTTGGTAGAAAAATATTGTGGTAGAGCGGTAGCTGTTTATATTTCAAAGTTCCTTGAAATCGATATTGATCGTGAGAACCAGAATCAGTTCGCTATTTTTCAAGGACAAAAAGACCATGACGACATCACTATAAAAGAAGTGCAGAAATACATAGAGCATAATGTCAACGAAAGAATATCGGTCGAAAAACTGGCAAAAAAGTATGCCATAAGCAGTAGAAATTTTGTGCGCAGGTTTAAAAAAGCGACCCAAAACACGCCCTCAGAGTACATTCAAAGAGTAAAGATAGAAGCTGCCAAGCGCAGTTTGGAGTCTACGGAACATAATGTGAACGAGGTAATGTACCAAGTCGGGTACATGGACCAAAAAGCTTTTAGAAAGGTGTTTAAAAAATATGCTGGGATTTCTCCGGTGGCCTACAAGTCAAAATACAATCGGAGCAGGTTGAGTTATGAGTATCCCACTGCCTGGTAA
- a CDS encoding DUF2461 domain-containing protein translates to MINETYSLFFKELAKNNHKEWFHANKKRYENDVKMPFLNLLNAILPTLKQWESKIDEDSKKALFRINRDIRFSKDKSPYHTIMKAGFSPGGKKSELPGFYLGIDAENIHVGGGLFMIGTSELKRVRYKIAENPEALLSIVQQPDFTQNFGKLKGDKAKRLDKELMVAAEKTDLVLNKQFYAMAEFPLAPFYDSESLIEEILNHFKVIRPLNTYLNQTLA, encoded by the coding sequence ATGATTAATGAAACATATAGCCTCTTTTTTAAAGAATTAGCCAAAAACAACCACAAAGAATGGTTCCACGCCAACAAAAAACGCTATGAAAATGATGTCAAAATGCCATTTTTAAATCTACTGAATGCCATTCTTCCCACTTTAAAGCAATGGGAAAGCAAAATTGATGAGGATTCAAAAAAAGCATTGTTTCGTATCAATAGGGACATTCGATTTTCCAAAGATAAATCCCCGTACCATACCATAATGAAAGCTGGTTTTTCTCCAGGGGGCAAAAAATCCGAACTACCTGGCTTCTATCTAGGCATTGATGCCGAAAACATCCATGTTGGTGGAGGGCTTTTTATGATTGGTACGTCAGAACTAAAAAGGGTTCGATACAAAATTGCGGAAAACCCTGAAGCTTTGTTGTCCATTGTACAACAACCGGATTTTACCCAAAACTTTGGAAAACTAAAAGGAGACAAAGCCAAACGATTGGATAAGGAATTAATGGTTGCAGCTGAAAAGACAGATTTGGTTTTAAACAAGCAATTTTATGCCATGGCCGAATTTCCATTGGCGCCTTTTTACGATTCTGAAAGTTTGATAGAAGAGATTTTGAATCACTTTAAAGTGATTCGACCGCTCAATACTTATCTTAATCAGACATTGGCCTAG
- a CDS encoding nuclear transport factor 2 family protein — MTTQEVADKLVSLCREGKYDEAYGLYSKDAVSLEMPGVPNEKTEGLDNILKGFEQWASNIEETHGGTVGDPVVMGNHFSVPMSSDVTFKGMGRCKMEELCVYEVENGKIKKAQFFYDPSTMS, encoded by the coding sequence ATGACAACACAAGAAGTAGCAGACAAATTAGTAAGCCTTTGCAGGGAAGGCAAGTATGATGAAGCCTATGGTCTTTATTCCAAAGACGCAGTAAGCCTGGAAATGCCAGGAGTGCCCAACGAAAAAACCGAAGGGCTTGATAACATACTAAAAGGTTTTGAACAATGGGCAAGCAATATCGAAGAGACCCATGGTGGCACGGTCGGTGATCCCGTGGTCATGGGCAATCATTTTTCGGTTCCCATGTCCAGCGATGTCACCTTTAAGGGAATGGGCAGGTGCAAAATGGAGGAGCTTTGCGTATATGAGGTGGAAAATGGAAAAATAAAGAAGGCCCAATTCTTCTATGACCCTTCAACAATGTCTTAG
- a CDS encoding ABC transporter ATP-binding protein: MILSNDLSKTYGSQTVLNIPELNIPKGQSFGLVGNNGAGKTTFFSLLLDLIQPTTGHITNNDVQVNTSEDWKPFTSAFIDETFLIGYLTPEEYFYFIGELRGRNKADVDVLLSQFEDFFHGEILGQKKYLRDLSKGNQKKAGIVASFIGNPEVVILDEPFANLDPTTQIRLKGIIKELATKENVTVLVSSHDLIHVTEVCERIVVLNKGEIVKDIQTSAETLKELETFFGG; this comes from the coding sequence ATGATATTATCGAATGACCTCTCTAAAACATATGGTTCCCAAACGGTCTTGAACATCCCCGAATTGAACATTCCAAAAGGACAAAGTTTTGGTTTAGTTGGAAACAACGGTGCTGGCAAGACCACTTTTTTTAGCCTTCTTTTGGATTTGATACAGCCAACAACAGGTCATATCACCAATAACGATGTGCAGGTAAATACCAGTGAAGATTGGAAACCCTTTACATCTGCATTTATCGACGAAACATTTCTGATAGGATATTTGACTCCGGAGGAATACTTCTACTTTATTGGGGAGTTACGGGGCAGAAACAAGGCTGATGTGGATGTGCTGTTATCACAGTTCGAAGATTTTTTCCATGGAGAAATTCTAGGGCAGAAAAAATACTTGCGGGACCTATCCAAAGGAAACCAGAAAAAAGCAGGGATTGTAGCTTCTTTTATTGGCAATCCAGAAGTTGTGATTCTGGATGAGCCTTTTGCCAATCTCGACCCTACGACCCAAATACGCTTAAAGGGTATTATTAAAGAATTGGCAACTAAGGAAAATGTTACCGTATTGGTTTCTAGCCACGACTTGATCCATGTCACTGAAGTTTGTGAACGAATCGTAGTATTGAACAAAGGTGAAATTGTAAAGGACATCCAAACTTCTGCGGAAACGCTTAAAGAACTCGAAACGTTCTTTGGGGGATAA
- a CDS encoding DUF5687 family protein, translating to MFKHFINLQWKSFFRSASFRTEIWFKILMAFGALYFIGVFLSLGVGSYFLIEDLGLGDPLRVVNQFIIYYLAFDMVFRYMLQKMPITNIKPLLYLPFKKSQVVYYSLGKTIVSFFNWSHAFFFVPFSIVLLTKDYGFANVLGWHLGLMALIYCNNFINVLVNNKNNAFYFIAGIFILLGVSQYNGWFDITTYTAPLFDTLFDIPVTAIIPWAVLLALFGSSFNYFKKHMYLDAGLATKKSEAKTENLDWLNRFGNLGTFLKNDIKLIKRNKRSRTSVIMSFAFIFYGLLFFTGAVEAYDGPVWGIFAGIFCSGGFLFSFGQFVPSWDSSYYPLMMSQNIRYREYLDSKWYLIIIATMVSTILCAFYIFVAGWQAYLAIIVGAVYNIGVNSYLVLWGGAYIKTPIDLTSNKKAFGDKQAFNAKTLLLTIPKLVLPLIIFAIGYYVVNPMTGYLMVALSGVLGFVFKNKVFELIEKIYKKEKYKTLAAYKQKA from the coding sequence ATGTTCAAACACTTTATCAACCTTCAGTGGAAATCCTTTTTTAGGTCCGCTTCTTTCAGAACAGAAATCTGGTTTAAAATCTTAATGGCTTTTGGAGCATTATATTTTATTGGTGTTTTCTTAAGTCTAGGGGTAGGATCCTATTTTCTTATTGAAGATTTAGGTTTGGGAGACCCTTTGCGTGTGGTCAATCAATTTATCATCTACTATTTGGCTTTTGATATGGTCTTTCGGTATATGTTACAGAAAATGCCGATCACGAATATAAAGCCTTTGCTATACCTACCTTTCAAAAAAAGTCAAGTGGTATATTACTCCCTCGGAAAGACCATAGTATCTTTTTTCAACTGGTCTCATGCTTTCTTTTTTGTGCCCTTTAGTATTGTTTTATTGACAAAGGATTATGGCTTCGCAAATGTTTTGGGATGGCATTTAGGGCTTATGGCATTAATTTATTGCAACAATTTCATCAATGTATTGGTCAACAATAAGAACAATGCATTCTATTTTATAGCTGGAATTTTTATCCTTTTAGGTGTTTCGCAATATAACGGTTGGTTTGATATTACTACTTACACAGCACCGTTGTTCGATACGTTGTTCGATATTCCTGTGACAGCAATTATTCCATGGGCAGTGTTATTGGCCCTTTTCGGTTCTTCTTTTAACTATTTTAAAAAGCACATGTATCTGGATGCAGGTCTGGCTACAAAAAAATCGGAAGCTAAAACCGAAAACTTGGATTGGCTGAACCGTTTTGGAAATTTGGGAACATTTCTCAAGAACGACATCAAGTTGATCAAACGGAATAAACGATCCAGAACTTCGGTCATTATGAGCTTTGCATTTATTTTCTATGGGCTATTGTTTTTTACGGGAGCTGTAGAAGCATATGATGGTCCAGTGTGGGGGATCTTTGCAGGAATTTTTTGCTCAGGAGGATTTTTGTTCAGTTTTGGGCAGTTTGTGCCAAGCTGGGACAGTTCATATTATCCTCTGATGATGAGCCAAAACATTCGCTACCGTGAATATCTCGATTCAAAATGGTACTTGATTATAATAGCGACCATGGTCAGTACCATACTTTGTGCTTTTTACATTTTTGTAGCTGGTTGGCAAGCCTACTTGGCAATTATCGTTGGAGCTGTTTATAATATCGGTGTCAACTCGTATTTGGTACTTTGGGGAGGGGCATACATAAAAACGCCCATTGATTTAACGTCAAATAAGAAAGCATTTGGGGACAAACAGGCGTTTAATGCCAAAACACTGTTATTGACTATACCAAAATTGGTATTGCCCCTCATCATTTTTGCGATAGGATATTATGTGGTAAATCCGATGACGGGCTATCTAATGGTGGCACTCTCGGGAGTTTTGGGTTTTGTATTCAAAAACAAGGTTTTTGAACTCATTGAAAAGATTTATAAGAAGGAAAAATATAAAACATTGGCAGCTTACAAACAGAAAGCGTGA
- a CDS encoding ferredoxin--NADP reductase, giving the protein MSDFHALKIAAVDSLTPNSVALTFEIPENLKDTFVFTAGQYITLKHQVNGDEVRRAYSISSAPSSGKLTVGIKKIPNGIFSVYANEHMASGDVTEVMPPEGRFVFEKTETAKHVMAFAAGSGITPIMSIAQTVLESNPENTFVLVFGNQTPDETMYRDALLQLQEKYAERFFIQWVYSRSSEPDCLFGRIETSTVNLITKNKFKDTSFDAFYLCGPEEMISSVSDTLKNNGVSEEKIFFELFTSTETEDTLAEDLEGKTKVEVLVDDETFSLVMDKKELVLDAILKENIDAPYSCQGGVCSSCIARVTEGKAEMVKNQILTDGEVAEGLILTCQAHPTTATLKVDYDDV; this is encoded by the coding sequence ATGAGTGATTTTCATGCATTAAAAATTGCCGCAGTAGATTCCCTAACACCAAATTCAGTAGCCCTTACTTTTGAAATCCCAGAAAATCTTAAAGATACATTTGTCTTTACCGCAGGGCAATATATTACCTTAAAGCATCAAGTAAATGGGGACGAAGTGCGCAGAGCGTACTCTATATCATCTGCGCCATCATCAGGAAAACTTACGGTAGGAATAAAGAAAATACCAAATGGTATATTTTCTGTATACGCCAATGAACATATGGCAAGCGGCGATGTTACAGAGGTAATGCCACCTGAAGGCCGCTTTGTTTTTGAAAAAACTGAAACCGCAAAACATGTTATGGCATTTGCGGCGGGAAGTGGAATCACGCCTATCATGAGCATTGCCCAGACGGTACTGGAAAGTAATCCTGAAAACACTTTTGTTCTTGTTTTTGGAAATCAAACTCCAGATGAGACCATGTATCGCGATGCTTTACTACAATTGCAAGAAAAATATGCCGAACGGTTTTTTATCCAGTGGGTGTACAGCCGTTCTTCCGAGCCAGATTGCTTATTTGGCCGTATAGAAACCTCAACCGTCAATCTCATTACAAAAAATAAATTCAAGGACACCTCTTTTGATGCATTCTACCTGTGCGGACCTGAAGAAATGATCAGTTCAGTCTCTGATACTCTTAAAAACAATGGCGTATCCGAAGAAAAAATCTTTTTTGAGCTTTTTACAAGCACCGAAACTGAAGATACCTTGGCCGAAGATTTGGAAGGAAAAACTAAAGTTGAGGTTCTGGTCGATGATGAAACTTTTTCCCTTGTCATGGACAAAAAAGAATTGGTCCTCGATGCCATTCTTAAGGAAAATATTGATGCTCCCTATTCTTGCCAGGGTGGTGTGTGTAGTAGTTGTATTGCAAGGGTAACAGAAGGAAAGGCAGAAATGGTTAAAAATCAGATTTTGACCGATGGTGAAGTGGCAGAGGGATTGATTTTGACCTGCCAAGCACATCCAACTACAGCTACATTAAAAGTCGATTATGATGATGTTTGA
- a CDS encoding patatin-like phospholipase family protein: MGIDIVGAKRIGLVLSGGGIRGMAHIGLIKAMREFDIEASIIAGSSVGALVGALYANGNSERDMLEFFKQTPLFQYNFFAISKPGFIDTERYFNIFKSYFPKDSFESLEKPLHVVATDLLKGTEKSFFEGNLIRPLLASAALTPVFSPVEINDSLYADGGIMNNFPKECVDGKADFIIGSNVSIVGELEKKHLKNSLQLAGRVTGLMIYATNHKKVNACDLTIEPKELESIGVLDKKGIEKAYSIGYDAASRAIEKELKMEKLK; this comes from the coding sequence ATGGGAATTGACATTGTTGGGGCAAAACGTATTGGATTGGTTCTTTCAGGAGGGGGAATCAGAGGCATGGCACATATTGGCCTTATAAAAGCAATGCGAGAATTTGATATAGAGGCAAGTATTATTGCAGGGTCAAGTGTAGGCGCTCTGGTTGGTGCCTTATATGCGAACGGAAATTCTGAAAGAGACATGTTGGAGTTTTTTAAGCAGACACCGTTGTTTCAATATAATTTTTTTGCTATCAGTAAACCTGGATTTATAGATACGGAAAGATACTTTAACATCTTTAAAAGCTATTTCCCCAAAGATTCTTTTGAAAGCTTGGAAAAACCATTGCACGTAGTGGCCACGGATTTACTTAAAGGAACAGAAAAATCTTTTTTTGAGGGTAACCTTATAAGGCCTCTTCTGGCTTCGGCAGCACTGACACCGGTTTTTAGTCCAGTTGAAATAAACGACTCGCTCTATGCAGATGGCGGTATCATGAATAACTTTCCAAAGGAATGTGTGGATGGCAAGGCAGATTTCATCATTGGAAGCAATGTTTCCATAGTAGGGGAGCTTGAAAAAAAACACCTGAAAAATTCGCTACAATTGGCAGGCAGGGTAACAGGATTAATGATTTATGCAACTAATCATAAAAAAGTGAATGCTTGTGATTTAACCATTGAACCCAAAGAATTGGAATCCATTGGAGTGCTGGACAAAAAAGGTATTGAAAAAGCGTATTCTATCGGCTATGATGCTGCAAGCAGGGCTATTGAAAAAGAATTGAAAATGGAAAAGTTAAAATGA
- a CDS encoding DUF2064 domain-containing protein: MKNTFQRKTAVLIFANSAEVDCREKTTIANLDVFNTLTEHTLKIVKDSQLPFFHFTEKEQHGSSFGERFSNAIKAVFEKGYENIITVGNDSPQLKTSHILEAEQQLQLGKTVLGPTLDGGFYLMGLHCSNFDPHLFKKLPWQRFGLFNKISKLIAGQHSYLFRLPVLQDIDNKEDAKALLNFFKTVAASILKVLKELFKPSFRIVSKNIQIFQSNFIALYYNKGSPVSMQFS; this comes from the coding sequence TTGAAGAATACTTTCCAAAGAAAAACAGCAGTTTTAATATTTGCGAATTCCGCTGAAGTGGATTGTCGTGAAAAAACGACTATTGCAAATTTGGATGTATTCAACACCCTTACAGAACACACGCTCAAAATTGTTAAGGATTCGCAATTACCATTTTTTCATTTTACCGAAAAAGAACAGCATGGGTCTTCATTTGGCGAACGTTTTTCAAATGCCATTAAAGCGGTATTTGAAAAAGGGTATGAAAATATTATAACTGTAGGTAATGATAGTCCACAGCTAAAAACCTCCCATATTCTTGAAGCTGAACAACAGTTGCAATTAGGAAAAACAGTTCTTGGTCCTACGCTGGATGGGGGATTTTACTTAATGGGGCTCCATTGTTCCAATTTTGACCCTCATCTTTTCAAAAAATTACCTTGGCAGCGTTTTGGGCTCTTCAACAAAATATCAAAACTAATTGCCGGCCAACATTCCTATTTGTTCAGACTTCCAGTTTTACAGGATATTGATAACAAAGAAGATGCTAAAGCTTTATTGAATTTTTTCAAGACGGTTGCAGCTTCAATTCTAAAGGTTCTAAAGGAATTGTTTAAACCCTCTTTCCGGATCGTCTCGAAAAACATCCAGATTTTTCAATCAAATTTCATCGCTCTCTACTATAATAAGGGTTCACCAGTCTCGATGCAATTTTCTTAA
- a CDS encoding SusC/RagA family TonB-linked outer membrane protein produces the protein MNYFLLTIALLIGASSQAQQTVSGTVTDGNNIPIPYVDIVLVGSQTGTITDQQGNYTIAVPNASSVLEFSVLGYQSQTISVNNTTTINVQLVESSEQLEEVVLTALGLKRETKELGYVVQSLDAEGVTEVKAVNFLDNLAGKLAGVTINQGATGVGSTSRISIRGEASFSNNNPLFVVDGVPINNNSVFNFTNEAAAGFQEVDFGNGAMEVNPDDIQEVSVLKGPSAAALYGTRAANGVIVIETKNGSKSKGLGISYNTSFFVDTAFQLPDFQNEYGQGQSGVFEFVDGLGGGTSDNITYSWGPRLDVGNLIPQFDSPVTLPDGTIVRGGDTSLYNNLPITPTEFRSNPDNLKDFYETGTTFINNLAISSAFDKGNYRLSFTDLRSESIIPGVNLDRQTISARLSFNPTDRLRINSSISYVNSQSDNRPSSGYGSENINYSLVAWGPRSLNIDSLRDYWQPGLEGVQQFSYNYTFFDNPFFILFENRNSFNRDRVFGNVSASYDITDNITATVRTGMDYSDELRQFRRSFSSNRFANGGYAEHDVFYREINTDFLLNYQNTFGDFKVDVSLGGNRLDQKAFTSQSQTTRLAQPGIFRLSNAASPIEVFEFESNKRINSFYGLAKFGYKGFLFLDITGRNDWSSALATPFSVDNTSFFYPSVSSSLILSEIIDLPQAVSFAKLRASWAQVGNDTNPYQTTGAFVAQTPFNGQPTFSEQNVIANPNLRPEQTSSFEVGADIRLFGDRLNFDISYYNAVTKDQIISLPIGISSGFTQQVVNGGKVRAKGLEIIASVTPISNANFSWNSTFNFSRSRATVEDLPQEAGRLTLAFSRVYDSQNQTVFLQVEEGGRIGDLYGTGYLKNDNGDFILTDEGRYIPDNTLQKLGNNNPDFMLGLNNQFRYKDWDLGFLLDWRQGGIIVSRTRALGNVGGQLAETAFRPEEGIIPDGVVNVGTDENPVFEQNTVAVTAESYYRQFFDRNHEENNVYDASFLKLRQLSIGYTFKSFQLFQNDASLRLSLIGRNLFAITENPHFDPEQFAVQGNSFVGGVEDMSYATTRSIGFKAGFNF, from the coding sequence ATGAACTATTTTTTATTGACCATTGCCCTGCTCATTGGAGCAAGCAGTCAGGCACAACAAACCGTATCTGGTACGGTAACTGACGGCAACAATATCCCTATACCCTACGTAGACATTGTTTTGGTAGGCTCACAAACAGGTACAATAACCGACCAACAGGGAAATTATACCATTGCAGTTCCTAATGCATCATCGGTGCTTGAATTTTCTGTTTTGGGGTATCAAAGCCAAACCATTAGTGTAAACAATACAACCACTATTAATGTCCAACTTGTTGAATCTTCCGAACAGTTGGAAGAAGTCGTACTAACAGCGCTAGGTTTAAAACGGGAAACCAAAGAGTTGGGCTACGTGGTACAAAGCCTTGATGCTGAAGGAGTCACTGAGGTAAAGGCAGTTAATTTTCTGGACAATCTAGCCGGTAAACTGGCAGGTGTGACCATAAATCAGGGAGCCACCGGAGTGGGTTCCACATCACGGATAAGTATTCGCGGTGAAGCTTCCTTCTCCAATAACAATCCATTGTTTGTAGTGGATGGCGTTCCCATCAATAATAATTCTGTTTTCAATTTCACCAATGAGGCTGCAGCAGGTTTTCAAGAGGTGGATTTTGGGAATGGTGCCATGGAAGTAAACCCGGACGATATTCAGGAAGTTTCAGTTTTAAAAGGGCCAAGTGCTGCGGCCCTCTACGGAACTCGTGCAGCTAATGGCGTTATTGTTATTGAAACCAAAAATGGTTCAAAAAGTAAAGGTTTGGGAATAAGTTACAATACCAGTTTTTTTGTGGATACTGCTTTTCAACTACCAGATTTTCAAAATGAATACGGGCAAGGACAATCTGGTGTATTTGAATTTGTGGATGGATTGGGTGGTGGAACGAGCGACAACATTACCTATAGTTGGGGGCCAAGACTGGACGTTGGTAATTTAATTCCCCAGTTTGACAGCCCGGTTACCTTGCCTGATGGAACCATAGTACGGGGAGGGGATACTTCGCTATACAATAATCTACCGATTACCCCGACCGAGTTTCGTTCAAATCCGGATAATCTGAAAGACTTTTATGAAACCGGAACTACTTTTATCAACAACCTTGCTATTTCATCTGCGTTTGACAAAGGAAACTATCGGCTTTCTTTTACCGATTTACGAAGCGAATCCATTATTCCAGGTGTAAACTTGGACCGTCAAACCATTAGTGCAAGACTTTCTTTTAATCCAACGGATAGGTTACGCATCAATTCTTCCATTAGCTACGTAAACTCACAAAGCGATAACAGGCCTTCAAGTGGTTATGGTTCGGAAAATATAAACTACTCTCTGGTCGCATGGGGGCCACGCTCCTTAAACATTGATAGTCTTAGGGATTACTGGCAACCTGGCTTGGAGGGCGTGCAGCAATTTTCATACAACTATACATTCTTCGATAATCCATTTTTTATCCTGTTCGAAAACAGAAATTCATTCAATCGAGACCGTGTATTTGGAAATGTATCCGCATCCTACGACATTACGGACAACATCACCGCAACGGTTAGAACTGGAATGGATTATTCAGATGAACTCCGACAGTTTAGGCGTTCGTTTAGTTCCAATCGATTTGCAAATGGAGGATATGCCGAGCACGATGTGTTTTACAGGGAAATCAACACCGATTTCCTACTGAACTACCAAAATACCTTTGGCGATTTTAAGGTCGATGTTTCACTAGGAGGAAATCGTTTGGACCAAAAAGCATTTACATCGCAGTCACAAACTACCCGTTTGGCCCAACCCGGCATTTTCAGGTTGTCCAATGCGGCATCTCCCATAGAAGTATTTGAATTTGAGTCCAATAAGCGTATCAATAGCTTTTATGGTCTGGCAAAGTTTGGGTACAAAGGTTTTCTCTTTTTGGATATAACGGGGCGTAATGATTGGTCGAGTGCGTTGGCTACGCCATTTTCCGTTGACAATACTTCGTTTTTTTATCCTTCGGTTTCCAGTAGTTTGATTCTTTCAGAAATAATAGACTTGCCTCAGGCAGTTTCATTCGCAAAACTACGGGCAAGCTGGGCACAAGTAGGAAATGATACCAATCCCTATCAAACTACAGGTGCTTTTGTAGCGCAAACCCCATTTAATGGACAGCCTACGTTTAGCGAACAGAATGTAATAGCCAACCCCAATCTAAGACCTGAACAGACTTCTTCTTTTGAAGTTGGCGCAGATATTAGGTTGTTTGGCGACCGATTGAATTTTGATATTTCCTACTACAATGCAGTCACTAAAGACCAGATTATTTCTTTGCCTATCGGTATTTCTTCAGGTTTTACGCAGCAGGTCGTCAATGGGGGTAAAGTTCGCGCCAAAGGACTTGAAATTATTGCGAGCGTAACGCCTATCAGCAATGCAAACTTTAGTTGGAACAGCACCTTTAATTTTAGTAGAAGCCGAGCCACCGTTGAGGATTTGCCACAGGAAGCAGGGCGTTTGACCTTAGCATTTTCCAGAGTTTATGACAGTCAAAACCAAACGGTATTTTTACAGGTCGAAGAGGGCGGTAGAATAGGTGATTTGTATGGAACAGGTTATTTAAAAAATGACAATGGGGACTTTATCTTAACGGATGAAGGTCGCTATATTCCGGATAATACCCTACAAAAATTGGGGAACAACAATCCAGATTTTATGCTAGGTCTTAACAATCAATTCCGATACAAGGATTGGGATTTGGGTTTTTTGTTGGATTGGCGCCAAGGTGGAATCATTGTCTCTAGGACTAGGGCGTTGGGAAATGTTGGTGGGCAATTGGCCGAAACGGCGTTTAGACCGGAAGAAGGAATTATCCCTGATGGAGTGGTTAATGTTGGTACGGATGAAAATCCAGTATTTGAACAAAACACAGTTGCTGTTACTGCAGAAAGCTATTACCGACAGTTTTTTGACCGAAACCACGAAGAAAACAATGTGTACGATGCCTCTTTTTTAAAATTAAGGCAACTTTCCATTGGGTATACTTTTAAGAGTTTTCAGCTATTTCAAAATGATGCAAGCCTAAGGCTTTCCTTAATAGGGCGCAATCTTTTTGCGATTACCGAGAATCCGCATTTTGATCCCGAACAGTTTGCCGTTCAGGGAAACAGTTTTGTGGGAGGTGTTGAAGATATGTCATACGCCACGACACGAAGTATAGGGTTTAAAGCAGGATTTAATTTTTAA